A window of Amycolatopsis australiensis contains these coding sequences:
- the wecB gene encoding non-hydrolyzing UDP-N-acetylglucosamine 2-epimerase, with the protein MDVMLLAGTRPEALKLAPLALALDAHPALRPVLVHSGQHPGMVEQALEPFGLTADAWLDVPPRVTGSQAELVAGLLPALDDVLRRHAPAALVVQGDTTTTLAGALAAFWLGIPVVHLEAGLRTHDLAAPFPEEGARQMVSRLAALHLAPTLGAAAALRAEGVARQRIAVTGNTVVDAVLEIAARDLPARDTALALLEMEIAEAGERLVLVTSHRRESWGEPLERTLAAVQLIVAEHPDVQVLFPAHPNPQVRTQVEAALGGLPRVTVTDPLEYPDLVRALRLASLVLTDSGGIQEEAPTFGTPVLVLRDVTERMEVVEAGCAWLVGTDTERIADTAARLLRGELRPAQVGNPYGEGNAAVLAVAAIEELLGVGSHAHKHAAAS; encoded by the coding sequence GTGGACGTGATGTTGCTGGCCGGCACGCGGCCGGAAGCGCTGAAGCTGGCCCCGCTGGCACTGGCTCTGGACGCGCATCCGGCGCTGCGGCCGGTCCTCGTCCACAGCGGCCAGCACCCGGGCATGGTCGAGCAGGCGCTGGAGCCGTTCGGCCTGACCGCGGATGCGTGGCTGGACGTGCCCCCGCGCGTCACCGGCAGCCAGGCCGAGCTCGTCGCCGGCCTGCTGCCCGCCCTCGACGACGTGCTGCGCCGGCACGCCCCGGCCGCGCTGGTCGTCCAGGGCGACACGACGACGACACTCGCCGGCGCGCTCGCCGCGTTCTGGCTCGGCATCCCGGTGGTGCACCTGGAAGCCGGGCTGCGCACGCACGACCTGGCGGCGCCGTTCCCCGAGGAAGGCGCGCGCCAGATGGTGTCCCGGCTGGCGGCCCTGCACCTGGCCCCGACCCTCGGGGCGGCCGCCGCGCTGCGTGCGGAAGGCGTTGCGCGGCAACGGATCGCCGTCACGGGCAACACGGTCGTCGACGCGGTGCTGGAAATCGCCGCGCGCGACCTCCCGGCGCGGGACACGGCACTGGCATTGCTGGAAATGGAGATCGCGGAGGCGGGCGAACGGCTGGTGCTCGTGACTTCCCACCGCCGCGAGTCGTGGGGCGAGCCGCTGGAGCGGACCCTCGCGGCGGTGCAGCTGATCGTGGCCGAGCACCCGGACGTGCAGGTGCTGTTCCCGGCCCACCCGAACCCGCAGGTCCGCACCCAGGTCGAGGCGGCGCTGGGTGGCCTGCCGCGGGTGACGGTCACCGACCCGCTGGAGTACCCGGACCTCGTCCGGGCGCTGCGGCTGGCGTCCCTGGTGCTGACGGATTCGGGCGGCATCCAGGAGGAGGCGCCGACGTTCGGCACACCGGTGCTGGTGCTGCGGGACGTCACCGAGCGGATGGAGGTCGTCGAGGCCGGCTGCGCGTGGCTGGTGGGCACGGACACCGAACGCATCGCCGACACCGCGGCGCGGCTGCTGCGCGGCGAGCTGCGTCCCGCGCAGGTGGGAAACCCTTACGGCGAAGGCAATGCCGCGGTTCTCGCGGTCGCGGCGATCGAGGAACTGCTGGGCGTGGGCAGCCACGCACACAAGCACGCGGCGGCTTCGTAG
- the tsaD gene encoding tRNA (adenosine(37)-N6)-threonylcarbamoyltransferase complex transferase subunit TsaD — MPRIIMGIESSCDETGVGLVRLHDDGTVELLADEVASSVEQHARFGGVVPEVASRAHLEAMVPTTSRAFDQAGLKLSDVDAIAVTAGPGLAGALLVGVSAAKAYAAALDVPLYGVNHLAGHIAVDTLQHGPLPTPCLALLVSGGHTQLLRVDDIASRITELGSTVDDAAGEAYDKVARVLGLPYPGGPPIDKAAGNGNPAAIAFPRGMTGPRDAKNDFSFSGLKTAVARWVEGAARRGEEIPVDDVAASFQESVADVLTMKAVRAAKEQEIGTIVISGGVAANSRLSSLAAERCAEAGIELRVPRPRLCTDNGAMIAALGAHVVAAGRPTAPLDFSANPALPVEVVSL, encoded by the coding sequence ATGCCGCGCATCATCATGGGCATCGAGAGCTCGTGCGACGAGACCGGGGTCGGCCTGGTCCGCCTGCACGACGACGGCACGGTCGAGCTGCTCGCCGACGAGGTCGCCTCCAGCGTCGAGCAGCACGCCCGCTTCGGTGGCGTGGTACCGGAAGTCGCCAGCCGCGCGCACCTGGAGGCGATGGTCCCGACGACTTCGCGCGCCTTCGACCAGGCCGGGCTGAAATTGTCCGATGTGGACGCCATCGCGGTCACGGCGGGGCCGGGCCTGGCGGGTGCGCTGCTCGTCGGCGTCTCGGCGGCGAAGGCCTACGCGGCGGCGCTGGACGTGCCGCTCTACGGCGTCAACCACCTGGCCGGGCACATCGCGGTCGACACGCTGCAGCACGGGCCGCTGCCCACGCCGTGCCTGGCGCTGCTGGTTTCCGGCGGGCACACGCAGCTGCTGCGCGTCGACGACATCGCGTCGCGGATCACCGAGCTCGGGTCCACTGTGGACGACGCGGCGGGCGAGGCGTACGACAAGGTCGCGCGCGTGCTCGGCCTGCCGTACCCGGGCGGCCCGCCGATCGACAAGGCGGCCGGGAACGGAAATCCGGCGGCGATCGCGTTCCCGCGTGGCATGACGGGCCCGCGTGACGCGAAGAACGACTTCTCGTTCTCCGGTCTCAAGACGGCGGTGGCCCGCTGGGTCGAAGGCGCGGCGCGGCGCGGGGAGGAGATCCCGGTGGACGACGTCGCGGCGTCGTTCCAGGAGTCCGTCGCGGACGTGCTGACGATGAAGGCGGTCCGCGCGGCGAAGGAGCAGGAGATCGGCACCATCGTGATCTCCGGCGGAGTCGCGGCGAACTCCCGGCTGTCCTCCCTGGCGGCCGAACGCTGTGCCGAGGCGGGAATCGAGCTGCGGGTGCCGCGGCCGAGGCTGTGCACGGACAACGGCGCGATGATCGCGGCACTGGGCGCGCACGTGGTGGCGGCCGGGCGCCCGACGGCGCCGCTGGACTTCAGCGCGAACCCGGCGTTGCCGGTCGAGGTCGTCTCGCTCTAG
- the rimI gene encoding ribosomal protein S18-alanine N-acetyltransferase, with product MRLEPLRRRDIARCVEIEQILFPGDDPWSARAFHSELDAGHFYLAARPDESDELLGYAGLAVVGRRRGEYEATVHTIGVAPEYQGQGIGKALLRALLARADEVEAPVFLEVRTDNDPALALYESHGFERLGIRKRYYQPSGADAYTMVRPARTRDEVAG from the coding sequence GTGAGACTCGAGCCGCTGCGCCGCCGGGACATCGCCCGGTGCGTCGAGATCGAGCAGATCCTCTTCCCCGGCGACGACCCGTGGAGCGCCCGCGCGTTCCACTCCGAGCTGGACGCGGGCCACTTCTACCTGGCCGCGCGCCCGGACGAGAGTGACGAGCTGCTCGGGTACGCCGGGCTCGCCGTCGTCGGGCGCCGCCGCGGCGAGTACGAGGCGACCGTGCACACGATCGGCGTCGCCCCCGAGTACCAGGGCCAGGGCATCGGCAAGGCGCTGCTGCGGGCGCTGCTGGCGCGGGCCGACGAGGTCGAGGCACCGGTCTTCCTCGAGGTCCGAACGGACAACGACCCGGCGCTCGCGCTGTACGAGAGCCACGGCTTCGAACGGCTCGGCATCCGGAAGCGCTACTACCAGCCTTCCGGCGCCGATGCGTACACGATGGTCCGCCCGGCGCGGACGCGAGACGAGGTGGCGGGCTGA
- the tsaB gene encoding tRNA (adenosine(37)-N6)-threonylcarbamoyltransferase complex dimerization subunit type 1 TsaB: MLVLAIDTSTPAVTAGVVAVDGDGVETRGDRVTVDPRAHGELIMPHALAATEAAGVTLKQLDAIVAGVGPGPFTGLRAGMATAAALGHALGIPVYPVCSLDALAADVVPGSSPFLVLTDARRREVYWAAYDAAGNRTDGPHVQRPADLETGVKVAAGDGALLYAAALDVQPIEPRFPSPAGLVKAARAALLAKATPAPLTPLYLRRPDAAEPAAPKRVTVP; encoded by the coding sequence GTGTTGGTACTGGCGATCGATACCTCGACCCCGGCGGTGACCGCGGGCGTCGTCGCGGTGGACGGCGACGGTGTCGAAACGCGGGGTGACCGCGTCACGGTCGACCCGCGCGCCCACGGCGAGCTGATCATGCCGCACGCGCTGGCCGCCACCGAAGCCGCCGGTGTCACTCTCAAGCAGCTCGACGCGATCGTCGCCGGGGTCGGTCCCGGTCCCTTCACCGGCCTGCGTGCCGGGATGGCCACCGCTGCCGCGCTCGGCCACGCCCTCGGGATCCCGGTGTACCCCGTCTGCAGCCTCGACGCGCTGGCCGCCGACGTCGTCCCCGGCAGCAGTCCCTTCCTCGTCCTCACCGACGCGCGCCGCCGCGAGGTCTACTGGGCCGCCTACGACGCCGCCGGGAACCGGACCGACGGCCCGCACGTGCAGCGTCCGGCCGACCTCGAGACCGGCGTCAAGGTCGCGGCCGGTGACGGTGCCCTGCTGTACGCCGCCGCGCTCGACGTCCAGCCGATCGAGCCGCGTTTCCCGTCGCCCGCCGGGCTGGTGAAGGCCGCTCGCGCCGCGTTGCTGGCGAAGGCGACTCCGGCGCCGCTGACGCCGTTGTACCTGCGCCGTCCCGACGCCGCCGAGCCCGCGGCGCCGAAACGGGTGACCGTGCCGTGA
- a CDS encoding acyl-CoA synthetase — protein sequence MPAPLFPALADGSGREALRFGDHALTYADLAAVAGDLARELPPRRVAVWATPTVHTSVAVVAALLAGVPAVPLNPKIGERELAHILADSDPALVLAEPGAELPPGLAGLPRRDIPLTGEKTPIADEPDPEAPALIVYTSGTTGPPKGVVLPRRALATTLDALEDAWGWTADDVLVHALPLFHVHGLILGILGPLRRGGSVRHLGRFSPEGVAHELANGATMLFGVPTMYHRIAGEVGTNPALADALRAARLLVSGSAALPVHDHQRITAATGQQVVERYGMTETLMNTSVRADGERKPGTVGVPLRGVELRLVGEDGEVVDDPETVGEIQVRGPNLFTEYLNRPDATAAAFDDGWFRTGDMATRDADGYVKIVGRKATDLIKSGGYKIGAGEIENALLEHPGVAEAAVTGEPDDDLGERIVAWIVPSGEPPSAGELADHVAKLLAPHKRPRVVRYLDALPRNDMGKVMKRALGA from the coding sequence GTGCCCGCCCCGTTGTTCCCCGCCCTCGCCGACGGTTCCGGCCGCGAAGCCCTGCGCTTCGGCGACCACGCCCTCACCTACGCCGACCTCGCCGCCGTCGCCGGCGACCTCGCCCGTGAGCTTCCGCCGCGCCGGGTCGCGGTGTGGGCGACGCCGACCGTGCACACCAGCGTGGCCGTCGTCGCCGCGCTGCTCGCCGGTGTCCCGGCCGTGCCGCTCAACCCGAAGATCGGCGAGCGTGAGCTCGCGCACATCCTCGCCGACAGCGACCCCGCGCTCGTGCTGGCCGAACCGGGCGCCGAGCTGCCCCCCGGGCTGGCCGGCCTCCCGCGCCGGGACATCCCGCTGACCGGCGAGAAGACACCTATCGCGGACGAACCCGACCCCGAGGCGCCGGCCTTGATCGTCTACACGTCGGGCACCACCGGGCCGCCCAAGGGGGTCGTCCTCCCCCGCCGCGCGCTCGCGACCACGCTCGACGCCCTCGAGGACGCCTGGGGCTGGACCGCCGACGACGTCCTCGTGCACGCCCTCCCGCTGTTCCACGTGCACGGCCTGATCCTCGGCATCCTCGGGCCGCTGCGCCGGGGCGGCTCGGTGCGTCACCTCGGCCGCTTTTCCCCCGAAGGTGTCGCGCACGAGCTGGCGAACGGCGCGACCATGCTGTTCGGCGTCCCGACGATGTACCACCGCATCGCCGGCGAAGTCGGCACGAACCCCGCGCTGGCGGACGCGCTGCGGGCCGCGCGGCTGCTCGTCTCCGGCTCCGCGGCGCTGCCGGTGCACGACCACCAGCGGATCACCGCGGCGACCGGCCAGCAGGTCGTCGAGCGCTACGGCATGACCGAGACGCTGATGAACACCAGCGTCCGCGCGGACGGCGAACGCAAGCCGGGCACGGTCGGCGTGCCGCTGCGGGGCGTCGAACTGCGGCTGGTCGGCGAGGACGGCGAGGTCGTCGACGACCCCGAGACGGTCGGCGAGATCCAGGTGCGCGGGCCGAACCTGTTCACCGAGTACCTCAACCGCCCGGACGCCACCGCGGCCGCGTTCGACGACGGCTGGTTCCGCACCGGCGACATGGCCACGCGCGACGCCGACGGGTACGTCAAGATCGTCGGGCGCAAGGCCACCGACCTGATCAAGAGCGGCGGCTACAAGATCGGTGCCGGCGAGATCGAAAACGCGCTGCTCGAACACCCCGGCGTCGCCGAAGCGGCCGTCACCGGCGAGCCGGACGACGACCTCGGCGAGCGGATCGTCGCGTGGATCGTGCCCAGCGGCGAACCACCGTCCGCCGGGGAACTGGCCGACCACGTCGCCAAGCTGCTCGCGCCGCACAAGCGCCCGCGGGTCGTCCGGTACCTGGATGCCTTGCCGCGCAACGACATGGGCAAGGTCATGAAGCGGGCGCTCGGTGCCTAG
- a CDS encoding carboxyl transferase domain-containing protein, whose amino-acid sequence MPRLPAREVVGAIANGFAEFPTPLRDEPADGPIGWPGYREARADAEERTGEKESVVCGTAKIGDVEAVLIAFEFGFLGGSLGQRTGDRIEAAFAHARDARLPVVSLVATGGSRMQQGMRALMQLQRVARASALTRSLGIPQISVLRDPTTGGGWATLGAGADVILALPEAQVGFAGSRVRPPGSPEAYTAEAKYEWGQVDAIVSPDELGGTLERWLRLLTARSSAAAPPPSALRPASLPETGWEAVEAARSPRRPRAHEYLDAYFDWRADISGDRCGGVDPGVACGFGWRDGRTIAYAAQCGTPTQPAGFRTAARLVRLASRLGIPVLTLVDTPGAANDAAAEQAGAGGAIAAMFEAVATASIPVTTLVIGEGGSGGALAFAAAESTWVAPDAYFSVTSPEAAAAILKRPASEVPAIANQLHLRPQDLVDLGVARAVVSEKQG is encoded by the coding sequence GTGCCTAGGCTGCCGGCGCGCGAAGTCGTCGGCGCGATCGCGAACGGCTTCGCGGAGTTCCCCACCCCGCTGCGCGACGAGCCGGCCGACGGCCCGATCGGCTGGCCGGGTTACCGCGAAGCACGCGCGGATGCGGAAGAGCGCACCGGCGAGAAGGAGTCGGTCGTCTGCGGGACGGCGAAGATCGGCGACGTCGAGGCCGTGCTGATCGCGTTCGAGTTCGGGTTCCTCGGCGGCTCGCTCGGGCAGCGGACCGGCGACCGGATCGAGGCGGCGTTCGCGCACGCGCGCGACGCCCGGCTGCCGGTGGTTTCGCTGGTCGCCACCGGTGGCAGCCGCATGCAGCAGGGCATGCGCGCGTTGATGCAGCTGCAGCGGGTGGCGCGGGCGTCGGCGTTGACGCGTTCGCTGGGCATCCCGCAGATCTCGGTGCTGCGCGATCCGACGACCGGCGGCGGCTGGGCGACGCTCGGCGCGGGCGCCGACGTCATCCTCGCCCTGCCGGAAGCGCAGGTCGGCTTCGCGGGTTCGCGGGTGCGGCCGCCCGGGTCGCCGGAGGCTTACACGGCCGAGGCCAAGTACGAGTGGGGACAAGTCGACGCGATCGTGTCGCCGGACGAGCTCGGCGGCACCCTGGAGCGGTGGCTGCGGCTGCTGACCGCACGTTCGTCGGCGGCGGCTCCGCCCCCCTCGGCCCTGCGGCCGGCTTCGCTGCCGGAGACCGGCTGGGAAGCCGTCGAGGCGGCGCGTTCACCGCGGCGGCCCCGCGCTCACGAGTACCTCGACGCGTACTTCGACTGGCGTGCGGACATCAGCGGCGACCGCTGCGGCGGCGTCGACCCGGGTGTGGCCTGCGGCTTCGGCTGGCGGGACGGCCGGACGATCGCGTACGCGGCCCAGTGCGGCACGCCCACGCAACCGGCGGGCTTCCGGACGGCGGCGCGCTTGGTGCGGCTGGCGTCCCGCCTGGGCATTCCGGTGCTGACGCTGGTCGATACCCCGGGTGCGGCCAACGACGCGGCCGCGGAGCAGGCGGGCGCGGGCGGCGCGATCGCGGCGATGTTCGAGGCGGTGGCGACGGCATCGATCCCGGTGACGACGCTGGTGATCGGCGAAGGCGGCTCGGGCGGCGCGCTGGCGTTCGCCGCGGCGGAGTCGACGTGGGTGGCGCCGGACGCGTACTTCTCGGTGACGTCCCCGGAGGCCGCGGCGGCCATCCTCAAGCGCCCGGCTTCGGAGGTCCCGGCCATCGCCAACCAGCTGCACCTGCGGCCGCAGGACCTCGTGGACCTGGGTGTGGCGCGCGCGGTCGTGAGTGAGAAACAGGGTTAG
- the tsaE gene encoding tRNA (adenosine(37)-N6)-threonylcarbamoyltransferase complex ATPase subunit type 1 TsaE — protein MTFVFPTPEATMDFGRALGRVLRAGDLVLLAGPLGAGKTTLTRGIAEGLGVGGRVSSPTFVLARVHPAGASGVPLVHVDAYRLGGDLSQLDDLDLDTDLERSAIVVEWGEGAAERLTDDYLVVRLARREDDVREVTLEPHGTWTDRTPELAKMS, from the coding sequence TTGACGTTCGTGTTCCCGACGCCCGAAGCGACGATGGACTTCGGTCGCGCGCTCGGCCGCGTCCTGCGTGCCGGTGACCTGGTCCTGTTGGCCGGGCCGCTCGGCGCCGGCAAGACGACGCTGACCCGCGGCATCGCCGAGGGGCTCGGCGTCGGCGGCCGCGTGAGCAGCCCGACGTTCGTCCTGGCCCGCGTCCACCCGGCGGGCGCCTCGGGCGTGCCGCTGGTACACGTGGACGCGTACCGGCTCGGCGGCGACCTCTCGCAGCTCGACGACCTGGACCTGGACACCGACCTCGAGCGCTCGGCGATCGTGGTCGAGTGGGGTGAAGGCGCGGCGGAGCGGCTGACGGACGACTACCTGGTGGTCCGGCTGGCCCGCCGCGAGGACGACGTCCGCGAGGTGACGCTCGAACCGCACGGCACCTGGACCGACCGGACCCCGGAACTCGCCAAGATGTCGTGA
- a CDS encoding alpha/beta fold hydrolase: MTPSRRLLAIAGGVGALATGTAAAIAVAAQQRRHSEDPYVDEPLGELKPDRTSTVAAEDGTPLSVEEIDPEDGGEPELTVVGVHGFALSRRCWHFQRRDLASLRLPRVRQVYYDHRSHGLSGAASAETSTIEQLARDLDCVLRSVVPEGPIVLMGHSMGGMVIMELAAEFPELFEDRVCGVAFIATAAGEVGARGLPRSLLSKYNPLTRAAGGLAGWQPGLVEFVRAAGGQLTRQAVRRLAFGSRDVAPRLVDFMLEMLEVTPVRGLVNFIDTLGSHNRYAALAGLKHAEVLVIGGDSDRFTPFSHAERIAAELPDAELVRVRGAGHMVLLEQPELVNSHLIDLLQRCSGVDGVPTSRRTWWWQR, translated from the coding sequence GTGACACCTTCACGACGACTGCTGGCCATCGCCGGCGGGGTCGGGGCACTGGCCACCGGGACCGCCGCCGCCATCGCCGTCGCCGCGCAGCAGCGGCGGCACAGTGAGGATCCGTACGTGGACGAGCCGCTGGGGGAGCTGAAGCCGGACCGTACTTCCACGGTCGCGGCCGAGGACGGCACGCCGCTTTCGGTCGAGGAGATCGACCCGGAAGACGGCGGCGAACCCGAACTGACTGTCGTGGGAGTACACGGCTTCGCGCTTTCGCGGCGCTGCTGGCATTTCCAGCGTCGCGACCTCGCGTCGCTTCGGCTGCCGCGCGTGCGTCAGGTGTACTACGACCATCGCAGCCACGGGCTGTCCGGCGCGGCTTCCGCCGAGACGTCCACGATCGAGCAGCTGGCCCGTGACCTCGACTGCGTCCTGCGGTCCGTGGTGCCCGAGGGACCGATCGTGCTGATGGGGCACTCGATGGGCGGCATGGTGATCATGGAGCTGGCCGCCGAGTTCCCCGAGCTGTTCGAAGACCGTGTGTGCGGCGTTGCTTTCATCGCGACGGCGGCGGGCGAAGTGGGCGCACGTGGGTTGCCGCGTTCGCTGCTCTCGAAGTACAACCCGTTGACGCGCGCGGCGGGCGGGCTCGCCGGCTGGCAGCCCGGGCTGGTGGAGTTCGTGCGCGCCGCGGGCGGGCAGCTGACGCGTCAGGCCGTGCGACGGCTGGCGTTCGGCAGCCGCGACGTCGCGCCGCGGCTCGTCGACTTCATGCTCGAGATGCTCGAAGTGACGCCGGTGCGCGGGCTGGTCAACTTCATCGACACCCTCGGCAGCCACAACCGCTATGCCGCGCTGGCCGGCCTGAAGCACGCGGAAGTGCTGGTCATCGGCGGCGACTCGGACCGGTTCACGCCGTTCTCGCACGCCGAGCGGATCGCCGCCGAGCTGCCCGACGCGGAGCTGGTGCGCGTCCGCGGCGCCGGGCACATGGTCCTGCTCGAGCAGCCGGAGCTGGTGAACAGTCATCTGATCGACCTCCTGCAACGCTGCTCCGGCGTGGACGGCGTGCCTACGTCCCGGCGAACCTGGTGGTGGCAGCGTTGA
- the alr gene encoding alanine racemase — MTPSFPRAQVDIDLDAIRHNLTLLGARAPGAEVMAVVKADAYGHGALPVARAAVEAGASWLGTCSLGEALALRAAGITTRLFSWLDTPDVDFAPGIEADVDLAASSLGELRRIAAATPAGTRARVHLKIDTGLSRNGCPPAAWAELVAAAAAEPRVEVVAIWSHLACADEPAHPATDLQAKRFAEAYDVARAAGLDPKRHLANSAALLTRPDLHFDIVRPGIAMYGLNPVPQAEDLRPAMTFRSAVALVKRIEAGESVSYGHTWTASRDTNLALVPAGYADGVPRSLSGRMDVFLGGQRRPVAGRVCMDQLVVDCGDYVPAVGDEVVLFGAGTHGEPTAREWADKLGTIDYEIVTSMYRPRVRRRYLGDRS; from the coding sequence ATGACTCCCAGTTTCCCGCGCGCGCAGGTCGACATCGACCTCGACGCGATCCGCCACAACCTCACCCTGCTGGGCGCCCGCGCGCCCGGCGCCGAGGTGATGGCCGTGGTCAAGGCCGACGCCTACGGCCACGGCGCGCTGCCGGTGGCGCGCGCCGCGGTCGAGGCCGGGGCGAGCTGGCTCGGCACGTGCTCGCTCGGCGAAGCGCTCGCCCTGCGGGCCGCCGGGATCACCACCCGCCTGTTCAGCTGGCTCGACACCCCGGACGTCGACTTCGCGCCGGGCATCGAAGCCGACGTCGACCTCGCGGCCAGCTCGCTGGGTGAGCTACGCCGCATCGCCGCGGCCACGCCGGCGGGTACCCGGGCCCGTGTGCACCTCAAAATCGACACCGGCCTGTCGCGCAACGGCTGCCCGCCCGCCGCGTGGGCCGAGCTGGTCGCCGCGGCGGCCGCCGAACCGAGGGTCGAGGTCGTCGCGATCTGGTCCCACCTCGCGTGCGCCGACGAGCCGGCGCACCCGGCGACGGACCTGCAGGCCAAGCGCTTCGCCGAGGCCTACGACGTCGCCCGCGCCGCCGGGCTGGACCCGAAACGGCACCTGGCGAACTCCGCGGCGCTGCTCACCCGGCCGGACCTGCACTTCGACATCGTGCGCCCGGGCATCGCGATGTACGGGCTCAACCCGGTGCCGCAGGCCGAAGACCTGCGTCCGGCCATGACGTTCCGGTCGGCGGTCGCGCTGGTCAAGCGCATCGAGGCCGGGGAGTCGGTGTCGTACGGGCACACGTGGACCGCTTCGCGCGACACGAACCTCGCGCTGGTGCCGGCCGGCTATGCCGACGGCGTGCCGCGGTCGCTGTCCGGGCGGATGGACGTCTTCCTGGGCGGGCAGCGGCGTCCGGTGGCCGGACGGGTCTGCATGGACCAGCTGGTCGTCGACTGCGGCGACTACGTGCCCGCGGTCGGCGACGAGGTCGTCCTCTTCGGCGCCGGGACGCACGGCGAGCCGACCGCCCGGGAATGGGCCGACAAGCTGGGCACCATCGACTACGAGATCGTCACCTCGATGTACCGGCCGCGCGTGCGGCGCCGGTATCTGGGGGACCGGTCGTGA
- a CDS encoding ABC transporter ATP-binding protein has translation MASITYDKATRRYPGAERPAVDALDLEIADGEFLVLVGPSGCGKSTSLRMLAGLEDIDEGAVWIGDRDVTQLPPRSRDIAMVFQNYALYPHMTVAQNMGFALKIAGRPASEIKQKVLEAAKLLDIEQYLDRKPKALSGGQRQRVAMGRAIVREPQVFLMDEPLSNLDAKLRVSTRTQIAALQRRLGVTTVYVTHDQVEAMTMGDRVAVLSDGLLQQCDTPRALYDRPANAFVAGFIGSPAMNLVTAKLTADGAELGGGSVALTREVIQAADGDTVTLGFRPESLEVVSEGPDSVPIKVDLVEELGSDAYVYGKLAETDAEGTKSNVVARVDPRTPPAMGDTLHLRIRPDELHVFSATTGARLP, from the coding sequence ATGGCTTCCATCACCTACGACAAGGCGACCCGGCGCTACCCCGGTGCCGAGCGCCCCGCGGTCGACGCGCTGGACCTGGAGATCGCCGACGGCGAGTTCCTCGTGCTGGTCGGCCCGTCCGGCTGCGGCAAGTCGACCAGCCTGCGCATGCTCGCCGGCCTCGAGGACATCGACGAAGGCGCCGTCTGGATCGGCGACCGCGACGTCACGCAGCTCCCGCCGCGCTCGCGTGACATCGCCATGGTGTTCCAGAACTACGCGCTGTACCCGCACATGACGGTCGCGCAGAACATGGGCTTCGCGCTGAAGATCGCCGGCCGCCCCGCGTCCGAGATCAAGCAGAAGGTCCTGGAAGCCGCGAAGCTGCTCGACATCGAGCAGTACCTCGACCGGAAGCCGAAAGCGCTCTCCGGTGGTCAGCGCCAGCGTGTCGCGATGGGCCGGGCGATCGTGCGCGAGCCGCAGGTCTTCCTCATGGACGAGCCGCTGTCGAACCTCGACGCGAAGCTGCGCGTGTCGACGCGTACGCAGATCGCCGCGCTTCAGCGCCGCCTCGGCGTCACGACCGTGTACGTCACGCACGACCAGGTCGAGGCCATGACGATGGGTGACCGCGTCGCCGTGCTGTCGGACGGCCTGCTGCAGCAGTGCGACACCCCGCGCGCGCTGTACGACCGGCCCGCAAACGCTTTCGTCGCCGGGTTCATCGGCTCGCCGGCGATGAACCTCGTGACCGCGAAGCTGACGGCCGACGGTGCCGAGCTGGGCGGCGGCAGCGTGGCGCTGACTCGCGAGGTCATCCAGGCCGCCGACGGCGACACGGTGACCCTCGGCTTCCGCCCCGAGTCGCTGGAAGTGGTCAGCGAGGGCCCCGACTCCGTGCCGATCAAGGTCGACCTGGTCGAGGAGCTCGGCTCGGACGCCTACGTCTACGGCAAGCTGGCCGAGACCGACGCCGAGGGCACGAAGTCCAACGTCGTGGCCCGCGTCGACCCGCGCACGCCGCCCGCCATGGGCGACACGCTGCACCTGCGGATCCGTCCCGACGAGCTGCACGTGTTCTCCGCCACCACGGGCGCACGCCTGCCCTGA